GGGTCCGGATTTCGTGTGAAGTCCTTGCCAAGACCCCGGAGAATCGCATGCGTTACCTCGTCGGTCTGTTCGTACTGAAGGCAAGCTGGAAGCGGTTCCTGTTTCTGTTGGTCACCGCCTGTGCGCTGGCCGCGTGCAAAGACAGTCCGGTCAGTCCGACGCCGATGAATCCCATCACTCCCTCGTTGCCCCAGATGCTTGCTTCTGTCGAGTTCTCTGGCCTCCCAAGAGTCGAGGCGGGCAAGATGTCGCCTCGCCCGCTCACCGCCGTCGTGCTCGACCAAGAAGGCCAACCTATTGCCGGTGCCTCGTATCGGTGGGAGGCCGACTCGCATGCCGGATGGGTGTTTCCATCAGAAGGAACGACCACTGCGAACGGACGAATCGAAGCGGACTGGGTCGCGGGAACGCCGGGGCAAGGCCACCTGACGCTACGAGTGCAGCACGGCACGGAGGAGCTAGCCGCTGTGGTCGAGACAACGAGCTTGCGATCACGGTCGCCGCCTTTGAGTGCGCTTACCGTATTTGTGCAAAACTCGTTCCGGGGCGCCGACGGCATCGCCGCAGAACTAACGCCCCTCACAGAACCGGTCGGCACGTACTATGCCGCCCTGCAGTGGGCCAGAGGCTACGCCGGGTTGCAGCGTGGTGGTCGTCTCTATGACCGTCAACTGCAGTTCTCGGTCTGGGACAATGACCAAGGAGGCGCTGAGGTCGTCCGGGAAGGGGACGGCGTCCATTGCAGGATGTTCGGGAATGAAGGCACGGGCAGGGCGTGCGAGTTGAACTACCCCTGGCGCACAAATGCGACGTACCTCTTTGAGGTCGAGGCGGCCGAATTGAGAGGCGGCACGAGTCTGACGCTACATGTGACGGACCAGTCCACGGGCGCGCGCCGTTTCATCGGCACGCTGCGGGACGCACGTCGGATTGACTTGGGACACGACTTTTCATTCTTCGTGGAGGACTTCCGGCGCGACGCACCGACGTGTCTGGCGCAACCCGTGCGCCAGGCGGCTATTCGAAATGCGATGGCCCGCAGTAACGGCTCGTGGCACTCGCTGACTTCGGGCTTCTTCTTCCATCCTAGCTCCCAGACTGATGCGGGCAATCCGGGCACCTCGCACTGCGTCAACATTCGCGTTGAGAGTCACGCCCACGGGCTCGCGGTTTCCGTTGGCGGGCACACGGCAATGGACCCGGCGGAGCCAACGGTCGTCGCAATTCCGTAGCGAGTCGGTCAGGCAACCGCGAACATCCCCATGGGTGGGGGCGGGAATGGGACCTGCTACGATGACGGCGCTGTACCACTTCGACGGGTGTCGTTTCTTGCTCTTGCAGGCCGCTCGCCTGATTCGGTAGCATCATGGAAATGAGCAATCGAGACGGCTCCCGGAAGCGGTCGGGCCCGACGCACCGTTGGCACGACGCTTCCGGGCTGGTAACCGTGGCCGCGATCGGGAGACGGCGACGGCAGCCGACGGCGAGACCTCGGCGACCGGGTGGGACGTGATCGACCCGACATGGTCCCAATCGGCGCGCTTGCAGCGGTCTCGTCGGTTGTCCTACCCTCGCGGGCGCGGAGCGAAGAGGGCGGGGTTTGCGGTCCTAGAGGCCAGTCGATGACGCCACATCCCTTTGATAGCGAGTTCCGTGTTACCCGCGAGCAGATCGAACGGTTTTCGCGCGATGGATTTGTGAAGCTGAACGGGTTTCTGAATGCCAGCGTGGTCCGAATGCTGCTCAATCGCGTTGACACCGAATTGGCCCGGGGAATGGCGGTCGATCTCAATCGAGGAAAGAGTGACCGCGCTAGGTCCGATTCCGTGTTCAATCGCGTCCAGTACGACTTTGAAAGCGACAAGACGCACATCTTCGAATTGCTGGAGCGCGCCTACTTTCGGCAGGCGTTGACCGACCTGACAGGATGCGAGCTGTTCCTCGCATTCGAGATGTCCTTCGAAATCGAGAAGAACGTCAACAAGGGGCTGCCATGGCATGTCGGCGTACAGAGCTTCGGATACCAGTTCGCCGAAGATTTCGGGTGTACGTTGTGGGCACCGCTCCATCCTGTAGATACGACAGGACAGCGCGGCGGGATGGCCTACGTTCCCGAGCATGTCCTGTCGGGCGAGTTCGTCTACTCCGCGGACTTGGCGGTGGTCGAAGCGCTCAAGGCCAGGGAGCGCGCCGGAAAGAAGACCAACGTAGAGGATTACTTCGGCCTCAGGATGGGAATCCTCAACTCCCCCGTGATGGACGAGCTGCTTGAGGCCCACCAGGTTGAGGACGACTTTGAGCCCGGCGACGTGTTCCTATTCAACAAGAATGTCATCCACCGCAGTGTCATGCTGGACGACGGTGCGCTATCGCGTCGTGCCGCGTACGTGCTGCGTTTCGTTGACGCCACCTCGCGCTACGATCTGCACCGGGCTCGAACCCTGGAGTTCCACGTCGACCAGTATGGGACTGGGCTCTTCGCTCGCAAGCCGGTTACGCGTCAGCATATTGAAATCGCCGAAGCCGGGGTGGAGCACGGCGACCTTCTTGCGGAGTGTGCCTATTTCAGCGACCGTGGCCGCAGGCTGGTCCGGCGGACACGATAGGGCCGGTTGGGCTCCGGGACCGGGTTCGCAAGAACGCGAGTTCCTTGTCGAACATAAGAAGGACCTGATCGGACTGCCGTGGCGCGTGGCCTTCGCGTTGCAGGATGACGGCTGGTGGGTGCGGTCCGAGGTGATCTGGCACAAGCCGAACGCGCACCCCGAGTCCGTCGCCGACCGGCCGACCAAGGCGCACGAAACGGTCTTTCTGCTGTCGAGAGACCAGGACTACTACTACGATGTCGCCGCGGTCCGCGCGGAGCACCACGTTCTGGGGCTGCTCGTGGTATGGTGGCGGCCTGCTGAAGCTCGACAGCCGCTCTGACCTTGAAGAGATGTATCCCTTTCCGCCCGTTCCGGTCGCGGGAGGAGTTGCGGCGACTGAAAGCGGAGACGAGACCATGAGCATGGCTCGGTACGTCCTGCGGTGCCTCGGGCTGGCCGGCGCCCTCGCGGCGCTTCCGTGCTCGGCGCTGGCGCAGCCGGCCGACGAGGCGGGCCCGCCCCGTACGCCCTGGGGCGTGCCGGATCTCCAGGGGACCTGGTCGCTTCCCACGATGACGCCCCTCGAGCGACCGGCCGAATTCGAGGACAGACTTCGTCTGACAGAAGAAGAAGAGGCGGAGTTTCTTGCCACGCGGCGGAGCCGCATCCGCGAGGGGCTCGATCGGGCCCTGAGCGCCGACTTCGAGCTGGGCGATGGCGGGGTCGACCAGTCCATCTACGACCATCCGCTGCTGGACGGGCGCACGTCGCTCGTCGTCTCACCCGAGAACGGGCGGATTCCACGCACCGAGGAAGGCCGCTACCGGGTGGGCATGCCAGGTCGGCGTATGAGCGGCATCCCGGAGGGCCCCGAGGACCGGGCACTGGACGAACGCTGCCTGGTGGGCGGGATGCTGCCGCTCCGAGGAAGTGCGTTCCCGGCCCGGATCTTCCAGACCCCGGATCATGTGGTCATCCACTACGAGTTCATCAACTCCACGATCACGATCCCGCTGGACGACCGGCCGCAGGTGTCCAGCGCCATCCAGCAGTGGACCGGGACCTCGCGCGGCTCCTGGGACGGCGACACCCTGGTGATCGAATCGACGAACTTCGACCCGCGCTGGACCTTTGCGGGGTCCGGGGCGGGTATGCGTCTGGTGCA
This genomic interval from Acidobacteriota bacterium contains the following:
- a CDS encoding DUF3472 domain-containing protein produces the protein MRYLVGLFVLKASWKRFLFLLVTACALAACKDSPVSPTPMNPITPSLPQMLASVEFSGLPRVEAGKMSPRPLTAVVLDQEGQPIAGASYRWEADSHAGWVFPSEGTTTANGRIEADWVAGTPGQGHLTLRVQHGTEELAAVVETTSLRSRSPPLSALTVFVQNSFRGADGIAAELTPLTEPVGTYYAALQWARGYAGLQRGGRLYDRQLQFSVWDNDQGGAEVVREGDGVHCRMFGNEGTGRACELNYPWRTNATYLFEVEAAELRGGTSLTLHVTDQSTGARRFIGTLRDARRIDLGHDFSFFVEDFRRDAPTCLAQPVRQAAIRNAMARSNGSWHSLTSGFFFHPSSQTDAGNPGTSHCVNIRVESHAHGLAVSVGGHTAMDPAEPTVVAIP
- a CDS encoding site-specific DNA-methyltransferase, which gives rise to MLKSPKPGWSTATFLRSVPISATVAAGWSGGHDRAGWAPGPGSQEREFLVEHKKDLIGLPWRVAFALQDDGWWVRSEVIWHKPNAHPESVADRPTKAHETVFLLSRDQDYYYDVAAVRAEHHVLGLLVVWWRPAEARQPL
- a CDS encoding lipocalin-like domain-containing protein is translated as MSPRSARSTTFWGCSWYGGGLLKLDSRSDLEEMYPFPPVPVAGGVAATESGDETMSMARYVLRCLGLAGALAALPCSALAQPADEAGPPRTPWGVPDLQGTWSLPTMTPLERPAEFEDRLRLTEEEEAEFLATRRSRIREGLDRALSADFELGDGGVDQSIYDHPLLDGRTSLVVSPENGRIPRTEEGRYRVGMPGRRMSGIPEGPEDRALDERCLVGGMLPLRGSAFPARIFQTPDHVVIHYEFINSTITIPLDDRPQVSSAIQQWTGTSRGSWDGDTLVIESTNFDPRWTFAGSGAGMRLVQRLTRIDRATMHQEYTVYDPDSFTEPWSAEYPLTNTEESIYEFACHEGNRSMTLMLNGARATEQMARFVGAFGLSSFERVGGAAADGSAFTDGMLSYDASGRVSVQLSSRESYLAYYGRYDVNVFRKVVEHEVEGGSRPDVRGRTLSYSYDLADDGDTLVLSLMGDDGVEGRATWQRHR